From the genome of Vibrio porteresiae DSM 19223, one region includes:
- the murJ gene encoding murein biosynthesis integral membrane protein MurJ, translating into MSKRLLKSGMIVSAMTLISRVLGLVRDVVVANLMGAGASADVFFFANKIPNFLRRLFAEGAFSQAFVPVLTEYHASGDINKTRELVARASGTLGVIVTLVTLLGIVFSGVVTAVFGAGWFIDWLHGGPAAAKFELASFLLKITFPYLWFITFVALSGAILNTMGKFAVSSFTPVFLNVMIIGCAWFLSPHLELPEIGLAIGVFLGGLVQFLFQLPFLLKAGVLSRPKWGWRDPGVVKIRTLMIPALFGVSVSQINLLFDTFIASFLQTGSISWLYYSDRLLEFPLGMFGIAIATVILPALSRKHVDAQSSGFAETMDWGVRMVTLLGIPAMLGLMVLAKPMIMVLFMRGSFSPEDVHQASLSLLAYASGLLNFMLIKVLAPGYYSRQDTKTPVRYGIVAMVSNMVLNAIFAYFFGYIGLAVATSISAFINMALLYRGLHLQGVYIVTRKTVFFIVRLMIAGALMLAALDWALADMSVWLTWGLTQRAMTLVGLIGLGALVYLAAVLLFGIRLKDLKAATD; encoded by the coding sequence GTGAGTAAACGCTTGCTCAAGTCAGGCATGATTGTAAGTGCTATGACGTTGATTTCTCGTGTACTTGGCCTAGTTCGTGACGTTGTTGTCGCTAACCTAATGGGGGCCGGTGCAAGTGCCGATGTATTTTTCTTTGCTAACAAAATTCCTAACTTTTTACGTCGGTTATTTGCAGAAGGGGCTTTCTCGCAAGCCTTTGTCCCTGTACTGACTGAATATCATGCTTCTGGGGATATAAACAAAACCCGTGAGTTAGTTGCTCGAGCATCGGGAACCTTAGGTGTCATTGTCACTTTGGTTACCTTATTGGGGATTGTTTTTTCTGGTGTTGTGACAGCGGTCTTTGGTGCCGGTTGGTTTATCGATTGGTTACACGGTGGTCCTGCCGCTGCGAAATTCGAATTAGCCAGCTTTCTGCTAAAAATTACTTTCCCCTATTTATGGTTTATCACGTTTGTCGCCTTGTCGGGCGCTATCCTCAATACCATGGGGAAATTTGCGGTCTCTTCTTTTACGCCCGTATTCCTAAATGTGATGATCATCGGTTGCGCATGGTTTCTCTCTCCGCATCTGGAACTGCCTGAAATCGGCTTGGCGATCGGTGTCTTTTTAGGTGGATTGGTCCAATTTCTATTTCAGTTACCTTTCTTATTGAAAGCAGGCGTACTTTCTCGTCCTAAATGGGGATGGCGTGATCCTGGTGTAGTGAAAATTCGCACCTTAATGATTCCTGCTCTATTTGGTGTGTCGGTCAGTCAAATTAACTTGCTCTTCGATACCTTTATCGCCAGTTTCTTGCAAACGGGTTCAATCAGCTGGCTTTACTATTCTGACCGTTTACTTGAGTTTCCTTTGGGTATGTTTGGTATTGCTATTGCAACCGTTATCCTACCCGCGTTATCGCGTAAACACGTTGATGCGCAAAGTTCTGGTTTTGCTGAGACGATGGATTGGGGCGTGCGTATGGTGACGCTGCTTGGCATTCCAGCGATGTTGGGACTGATGGTACTGGCTAAACCGATGATTATGGTGCTGTTTATGCGAGGCTCTTTCTCTCCGGAAGATGTACATCAAGCCTCGTTGTCATTATTGGCGTATGCCTCTGGATTACTTAACTTTATGTTGATTAAGGTCCTAGCTCCGGGCTATTACTCTCGTCAAGATACCAAAACGCCAGTGCGCTATGGTATTGTCGCGATGGTCAGCAATATGGTGTTAAACGCGATTTTTGCTTATTTCTTTGGTTACATCGGGTTAGCTGTGGCTACGTCGATCTCTGCTTTCATTAATATGGCGTTGCTCTATCGTGGTTTGCATTTGCAAGGCGTGTATATTGTGACTCGTAAAACGGTCTTCTTTATTGTACGTTTGATGATTGCTGGTGCTTTGATGTTAGCCGCCTTGGATTGGGCCTTAGCTGATATGTCGGTGTGGTTGACTTGGGGCTTGACTCAACGTGCGATGACCTTAGTCGGACTAATAGGTCTGGGAGCCTTGGTGTATCTCGCTGCAG
- the rpsT gene encoding 30S ribosomal protein S20, whose translation MANNKSAKKRAIQSEKRRQHNASRRSMMRTYMKKTVAAIAAGDKEAATAAFAVVTPILDRMATKGLIHKNKAARHKSRFSAAINAL comes from the coding sequence TTGGCAAATAATAAATCTGCTAAGAAGCGCGCTATCCAATCTGAAAAACGTCGTCAGCACAATGCTAGCCGCCGTTCAATGATGCGCACTTACATGAAGAAAACTGTTGCTGCAATCGCTGCTGGCGACAAAGAAGCTGCAACTGCTGCATTCGCTGTAGTTACACCTATCCTAGACCGTATGGCGACTAAAGGCCTTATTCACAAGAATAAAGCTGCTCGTCACAAGTCTCGTTTCTCTGCAGCTATCAACGCTCTATAA
- a CDS encoding ArsR/SmtB family transcription factor: protein MNLQEIEKNSAEAVVLLKAMANERRLQILCMLHNQELSVGELCGKLALSQSALSQHLAWLRRDGLVETRKEAQTVYYTLSSNEVKSLMEALHSLFCVTE from the coding sequence ATGAACCTACAAGAAATAGAAAAAAATTCCGCTGAAGCAGTCGTTCTGCTTAAAGCGATGGCCAACGAAAGGCGTTTGCAGATCCTGTGCATGTTGCACAATCAAGAACTGTCTGTTGGTGAGTTATGCGGCAAGTTGGCACTTAGCCAGTCAGCTCTTTCACAACACCTAGCGTGGTTACGAAGAGATGGTTTGGTAGAAACCCGCAAGGAAGCGCAAACCGTGTATTACACTTTGAGCAGTAATGAAGTGAAGTCACTGATGGAGGCTTTACATAGCCTTTTTTGTGTAACCGAGTAA
- the nhaR gene encoding transcriptional activator NhaR encodes MSHLNYNHLYYFWMVCKQGSITKAADALFLTPQTVTGQIKALEERMDGKLTKRTGRSIEPTELGQLVFKYADRMFGLSYEMMDIVNYSQRANLLFDVGVADALSKRLVSKILGMTIPMDQRIHLRCFESTHEMLLEQLSQHKLDMILSDCPVDSSQSPGLYSKKLGESRMSFFCRTSEVTGTFPDLLQDKKLLVPGSRTAMGRKVRQWFDRQGLHPNILGEFDDAALMNAFSRYHPEMIFLAPSFYEQEIEDDIPLHKIEQIDELKEEYYVIFAERMIQHPAVKNVCDANFNKLFD; translated from the coding sequence ATGTCACATCTCAACTACAACCATCTCTACTATTTCTGGATGGTATGCAAGCAAGGTTCAATTACCAAAGCCGCAGATGCTTTGTTTTTAACGCCTCAAACAGTCACCGGGCAAATAAAAGCATTAGAAGAACGCATGGACGGTAAACTCACCAAGCGAACTGGGCGCAGTATTGAGCCAACCGAATTAGGTCAGTTGGTGTTTAAGTATGCCGATCGTATGTTTGGCCTAAGCTATGAGATGATGGATATTGTTAATTACAGTCAAAGAGCCAATTTGCTATTTGATGTTGGCGTGGCTGATGCGTTGTCCAAACGTTTGGTGAGCAAGATATTGGGGATGACTATTCCCATGGATCAGCGAATTCACCTACGTTGTTTTGAATCCACGCATGAAATGTTACTTGAGCAGCTATCTCAACATAAATTGGATATGATTCTATCCGATTGTCCTGTCGATTCTAGTCAAAGCCCTGGGTTATACAGTAAAAAGCTCGGAGAGAGCCGTATGAGCTTCTTTTGTCGTACATCCGAGGTGACTGGGACATTTCCTGACTTGTTACAGGACAAGAAGCTGCTGGTGCCGGGAAGCCGCACTGCAATGGGGAGAAAAGTACGTCAATGGTTCGATCGTCAGGGGTTACATCCAAATATTCTTGGAGAGTTTGACGATGCTGCATTAATGAATGCATTTTCGCGTTATCACCCTGAAATGATTTTCTTAGCCCCATCTTTTTATGAACAGGAAATTGAAGATGATATTCCGTTACATAAAATAGAACAAATTGATGAATTAAAAGAAGAATACTATGTCATATTTGCCGAAAGGATGATTCAACACCCGGCAGTAAAAAATGTGTGTGATGCGAATTTTAATAAATTATTCGATTAA
- a CDS encoding thymidylate synthase, protein MKQYLELCQRIVEHGQWIENERTGKRCLTVINADLTYDVAANQFPLVTTRKSFWKAAVAELLGYIRGYDNAADFRKLGTKTWDANANLNDAWLNNPFRKGEDDMGRVYGVQGRAWAKPDGGHVDQLRKIVDDLKRGVDDRGEILNFYNPGEFHMGCLRPCMYSHHFSLLGDTLYLNSTQRSCDVPLGLNFNMVQVYAFLAIMAQITGKKPGQAYHKIVNAHIYEDQLELMRDVQLKREPFAAPQFKINPKIQSLEDLETWVTLDDFEVIGYEYHDPIQYPFSV, encoded by the coding sequence GTGAAACAGTATTTAGAGCTTTGCCAACGTATCGTTGAGCATGGGCAGTGGATTGAAAACGAACGAACAGGTAAACGTTGTCTAACCGTCATCAATGCTGATCTCACTTACGATGTTGCTGCTAACCAATTTCCACTCGTAACGACGCGTAAAAGTTTTTGGAAAGCAGCGGTTGCAGAGCTGCTTGGTTATATCCGTGGCTATGATAACGCTGCAGACTTTCGCAAGCTTGGTACTAAGACATGGGATGCAAATGCGAACTTAAACGACGCATGGCTAAATAACCCATTTCGTAAAGGCGAAGATGACATGGGGCGCGTTTATGGCGTTCAAGGTCGTGCTTGGGCTAAGCCTGATGGCGGACATGTCGACCAATTACGTAAAATTGTCGATGATTTAAAACGTGGGGTAGATGACCGAGGTGAAATCCTCAATTTTTACAACCCAGGTGAATTTCATATGGGCTGCTTACGCCCTTGCATGTACAGTCATCATTTCTCGTTACTTGGTGATACCTTGTACCTGAACAGCACGCAGCGTTCTTGTGATGTTCCGCTTGGTCTAAATTTCAATATGGTTCAAGTGTATGCGTTCTTAGCGATCATGGCGCAGATAACCGGTAAAAAACCGGGGCAGGCTTACCATAAAATCGTCAATGCTCATATTTACGAAGACCAATTGGAATTGATGCGTGATGTGCAGCTTAAACGTGAACCGTTCGCCGCTCCGCAGTTTAAGATCAATCCAAAGATTCAATCGCTAGAAGATTTGGAAACATGGGTGACCTTGGATGATTTCGAAGTGATTGGATATGAATATCACGATCCGATTCAATATCCATTTTCTGTTTAA
- the lgt gene encoding prolipoprotein diacylglyceryl transferase translates to MSQDYFHFPDFDPVIFSIGPVSVRWYGLMYLVGFMFALWLANRRADKPGSGWTREQVSDLLFAGFLGVVIGGRIGYVLFYNLGLFLDNPLYLFEVWTGGMSFHGGLLGVITAMFWYGRKHNRSFFSIADFVAPLVPFGLGAGRMGNFINGELWGRQTDVPWAMIFPGGGPIPRHPSQLYEFLLEGVVMLLVLNVFVRRSRPLGSVSGLFLVLYGIFRSFIEFFRQPDPQLGLFDGVISMGQILSIPMIVIGLGLIIWSYKRGVYKDNSAENKG, encoded by the coding sequence ATGTCGCAAGACTATTTCCATTTTCCTGATTTCGATCCTGTGATCTTTTCTATTGGCCCTGTATCGGTGCGTTGGTACGGACTCATGTATCTCGTGGGATTCATGTTCGCTTTATGGCTGGCTAATCGCCGCGCTGATAAACCAGGTAGCGGTTGGACTCGTGAACAAGTCTCCGATTTGTTATTTGCCGGATTTTTAGGTGTGGTTATCGGTGGACGCATTGGGTATGTGTTGTTCTATAACCTTGGTCTGTTTTTAGATAACCCACTGTATCTTTTTGAAGTGTGGACTGGCGGTATGTCTTTCCATGGTGGTTTGCTTGGTGTGATTACAGCCATGTTCTGGTATGGGCGTAAACACAATCGATCATTCTTCAGTATTGCCGACTTTGTTGCGCCACTTGTGCCATTTGGCTTAGGTGCTGGTCGTATGGGTAACTTCATCAATGGTGAACTTTGGGGACGTCAAACAGATGTGCCTTGGGCGATGATTTTCCCAGGTGGTGGTCCAATTCCTCGCCATCCTTCACAACTGTATGAGTTTCTGCTGGAAGGGGTAGTGATGCTGTTGGTCTTGAACGTGTTTGTTCGCCGTTCTCGCCCACTTGGCTCAGTGTCTGGTCTCTTTTTGGTGCTTTATGGTATATTCCGCAGCTTCATTGAGTTTTTCCGTCAGCCAGATCCTCAGTTAGGGCTGTTTGATGGTGTCATCTCTATGGGACAAATACTCTCCATTCCGATGATTGTTATTGGCTTGGGATTGATTATTTGGTCTTATAAACGCGGTGTTTATAAAGATAACTCAGCAGAAAATAAGGGTTAA
- a CDS encoding sulfite exporter TauE/SafE family protein has product MNIELMALMLVLGSCVGVLAGLLGIGGGLVVVPSLLFLLPYADISSNIVMHLALATSLATIIVTSASSAFNHFKLGNVDFFIVKWLMPGVLIGGFLGSTIAEWIPSQYLPKVFGVIVFGLAIQMYRSIRIETYQPMPNAWITAIWGSGIGILSSLAGIGGGSLSVPFLNKHGVEMRKAVGCSAVCGFGIAISGMVGFILHGINVEGLPKYSVGYVYLPALVAISCTSILTTKFGAKLAVRLPSAVLKRVFSLFLMCVASTMMMQ; this is encoded by the coding sequence GTGAATATAGAATTGATGGCTCTAATGTTGGTGTTAGGGTCATGTGTTGGTGTGCTTGCTGGTTTATTAGGCATAGGTGGTGGGCTGGTGGTTGTTCCTTCACTGCTGTTTTTACTCCCTTATGCCGATATTTCTTCGAATATTGTCATGCATTTGGCATTGGCAACCTCATTAGCCACTATCATAGTGACTTCCGCTTCTTCTGCGTTTAATCACTTTAAGTTAGGTAACGTCGATTTCTTTATTGTGAAATGGCTGATGCCTGGCGTGTTGATCGGTGGTTTTCTTGGCTCAACGATTGCCGAGTGGATTCCCAGCCAATATCTGCCTAAAGTGTTTGGTGTCATTGTGTTTGGACTGGCGATACAAATGTACCGTTCTATCCGTATCGAGACCTACCAACCTATGCCAAATGCTTGGATAACGGCCATCTGGGGAAGCGGTATCGGTATTCTTTCCAGTTTGGCAGGGATTGGGGGCGGTTCTCTATCGGTTCCATTTCTGAACAAACATGGTGTAGAAATGCGTAAAGCTGTGGGATGTTCGGCGGTCTGTGGCTTTGGTATTGCGATTTCAGGCATGGTGGGATTTATTCTGCACGGTATTAACGTGGAAGGTCTTCCTAAATACAGTGTTGGTTATGTCTATCTGCCAGCCTTGGTCGCGATCTCATGTACCTCAATACTGACCACAAAGTTTGGGGCTAAATTGGCAGTACGTTTGCCGTCAGCAGTGCTAAAGAGAGTGTTTTCCCTATTTCTGATGTGTGTTGCATCCACCATGATGATGCAATAA
- the ptsP gene encoding phosphoenolpyruvate--protein phosphotransferase yields the protein MLSQLRDIVEQVSKVEDVYLALDTFVKQICEAMGTDCCTVYLANEEQQRLELMATQGLKFKGDKIHIGFDEGLVGLVKRSAEPLNVAEASKHPNFKYFKELGEEVYNSFLGTPIIHRKQVLGVLVVQQKKPRLFSEMEVSFLVTLAAQLAVIVTHAQTQGQWLLSKQRTVSGIAASSGVAIGEFWWDDTQPQLSEVYPASTLDVQREQEWLTLAIESALADFRKMRKKLDSEIHKEALAIFDLFTHLLNDPMLRKDLKEQVQKGDRADWALRQVVEAYSNRFARMSDVYLRERAQDIRELGQRLLYFLYNTEHDQQNIEKPIILVVRELTASLLATLPKDKLLAVVSLEGAANSHAAILSRALGIPAIVGIKLNLKDINGKRGIVDGYSGKLFITPNRQVLREYKALANEERELANMVNETVSEPAFTQDGQRIELLLNAGLTGETSVAINQGVDGIGLYRTEISFLMQHRFPSEEEQVQLYKTVMGAYPDKRVVMRTLDVGGDKPLPYLPIEEDNPFLGWRGIRFTLDHPDIFLIQLRSMLKAGAEHHNLAIMLPMISNAKELDDALGLLQQAYQDAALADPRVIMPPVGIMLEVPSMLYLLPRIASKIDFVSVGTNDLTQYLLAVDRNNTRVSDVYDSMHPSVIMALNQIKQICHDNGIPACVCGELAGDPMGALLLAGLGFTSLSMNTSNVARIKYLLRNSDLNDLKKLAQQALLQSYGKDIYNMMLAHFEEKGFSGFVRAGKK from the coding sequence ATGCTTTCTCAGCTAAGGGACATAGTTGAACAGGTTTCGAAGGTCGAAGATGTGTATTTGGCATTGGACACTTTTGTTAAGCAGATATGCGAAGCTATGGGTACAGATTGCTGTACTGTCTATCTAGCCAACGAAGAACAACAACGACTCGAGTTGATGGCAACCCAAGGTCTGAAGTTTAAAGGCGATAAAATTCATATCGGCTTTGATGAGGGCTTGGTGGGGTTAGTGAAGCGATCAGCCGAGCCGTTAAACGTTGCTGAAGCATCAAAGCATCCTAATTTTAAATATTTTAAAGAGTTAGGGGAGGAAGTTTACAATTCCTTCCTTGGAACACCCATAATCCATCGTAAACAGGTGTTGGGTGTGCTGGTTGTCCAGCAGAAAAAACCGCGCTTGTTTAGTGAAATGGAAGTCTCCTTCCTTGTTACCCTCGCAGCCCAGCTCGCGGTGATTGTTACTCACGCACAAACTCAAGGCCAATGGTTATTATCGAAACAGAGAACGGTCAGTGGTATTGCTGCTTCTTCTGGTGTCGCGATTGGTGAGTTTTGGTGGGATGATACTCAGCCCCAATTATCAGAAGTATACCCAGCATCGACGTTGGATGTTCAACGTGAGCAAGAGTGGTTAACGCTAGCGATTGAAAGTGCGTTAGCGGACTTTCGCAAGATGCGTAAAAAGCTCGACAGTGAGATTCATAAAGAGGCACTGGCGATCTTCGACTTGTTCACGCACTTACTTAATGATCCTATGTTACGAAAGGATCTCAAAGAACAAGTGCAAAAAGGGGATCGTGCAGATTGGGCTTTGCGTCAAGTTGTTGAAGCTTATTCGAACCGTTTTGCTCGTATGTCTGATGTCTATCTGCGTGAGAGGGCGCAAGACATTCGTGAATTGGGGCAGCGTCTGCTCTACTTCCTCTACAATACCGAGCACGATCAACAGAACATTGAAAAGCCGATCATCTTAGTGGTGCGAGAGCTCACCGCTTCTTTGCTAGCGACGTTACCAAAAGATAAATTGTTGGCTGTTGTCTCGTTAGAAGGGGCGGCAAACTCCCACGCGGCTATTTTGTCGCGCGCTCTCGGTATTCCTGCGATTGTTGGTATCAAGCTAAACCTAAAAGATATCAACGGTAAACGCGGGATTGTGGATGGCTACAGTGGCAAACTGTTCATCACGCCTAATCGTCAGGTACTGCGAGAATACAAAGCGTTAGCTAACGAAGAGCGTGAATTGGCCAATATGGTCAATGAAACGGTTTCAGAGCCTGCTTTTACTCAAGATGGACAGCGCATCGAATTGCTTCTCAACGCCGGATTAACTGGGGAAACCTCGGTTGCGATTAACCAAGGCGTTGATGGAATTGGCCTTTATCGCACTGAAATATCCTTCCTTATGCAGCACCGTTTCCCTTCGGAAGAAGAGCAGGTGCAGCTGTATAAAACGGTAATGGGGGCGTATCCCGATAAACGTGTGGTGATGCGTACATTGGATGTTGGTGGTGATAAGCCACTGCCTTATTTGCCAATTGAAGAAGACAATCCATTTTTAGGATGGCGCGGTATTCGCTTTACTCTTGACCATCCAGATATCTTTTTAATTCAGCTACGTTCGATGTTAAAAGCGGGGGCTGAACATCATAACTTAGCTATTATGTTGCCAATGATCTCTAACGCGAAAGAGTTGGATGATGCGTTAGGTCTTTTGCAGCAAGCCTATCAAGATGCGGCGTTGGCTGACCCTCGAGTGATAATGCCACCGGTTGGCATCATGCTTGAAGTTCCTTCAATGCTTTATTTGCTGCCTCGTATTGCAAGTAAGATCGATTTTGTTTCAGTTGGTACTAACGATTTGACACAATATTTATTGGCAGTAGATAGAAACAATACACGTGTATCTGATGTCTATGACTCTATGCATCCTTCCGTTATCATGGCGCTCAATCAAATTAAGCAGATCTGTCATGACAATGGCATACCTGCTTGTGTGTGTGGTGAATTAGCGGGTGATCCTATGGGAGCGTTGTTGCTAGCTGGGCTCGGATTTACGTCATTAAGTATGAATACGTCCAACGTGGCGAGGATCAAATACTTGCTACGTAATTCAGATCTCAATGATCTGAAAAAATTGGCGCAGCAAGCACTTCTGCAATCCTATGGTAAAGATATTTATAATATGATGCTGGCGCATTTTGAGGAAAAAGGCTTCTCAGGCTTTGTCCGCGCTGGCAAAAAATAG
- the rppH gene encoding RNA pyrophosphohydrolase — protein MIDGDGYRLNVGIVICNNHGQVFWAKRYGQHSWQFPQGGIDEGETPEQAMFRELYEEVGLTKKDVKIIATSRHWLRYKLPKRLVRWDSQPVCIGQKQKWFLLCLECDESKINMQRGNAPEFDGWRWVSYWYPVRQVVSFKRDVYRRAMKEFASLAMPFRERKVKGKRKNRRG, from the coding sequence GTGATAGATGGCGATGGTTACCGACTTAACGTCGGTATCGTGATATGTAACAACCATGGTCAGGTATTCTGGGCGAAACGATACGGGCAGCACTCATGGCAATTCCCGCAAGGAGGAATTGACGAAGGTGAGACTCCAGAACAAGCAATGTTCCGTGAGCTTTACGAAGAAGTGGGTCTGACTAAAAAAGATGTGAAAATCATAGCGACAAGTCGGCATTGGTTACGCTATAAGTTGCCAAAACGTCTTGTGCGTTGGGATTCTCAACCTGTCTGTATTGGACAAAAACAGAAATGGTTTTTACTGTGTCTTGAATGTGATGAATCAAAGATTAACATGCAACGCGGTAATGCCCCTGAATTTGATGGTTGGCGGTGGGTGAGTTATTGGTACCCAGTACGTCAAGTTGTTTCTTTTAAGCGCGATGTTTATCGTCGAGCAATGAAAGAATTTGCGTCGTTGGCGATGCCTTTTAGAGAACGAAAAGTAAAAGGCAAGCGTAAGAACCGAAGAGGATAG
- the mutH gene encoding DNA mismatch repair endonuclease MutH, with product MKTEPQSEQELLERARAIAGMSFADLAHEAQMTVPRDLRRDKGWVGQLLEWHLGATAGSKPQQDFADLGIELKSIPIGYNGQPLETTFVCVAPLTGVYGLTWEQSHVRNKLSRVLWVPVEGERDIPLEDRRVGMPLIWSPSAEEEAELKADWEELMEMIVLGKFAQITAKHGEVLQLRPKAANGKVLTEAYGASGKPIRTLPRGFYLRTQFTARILQRHYA from the coding sequence ATGAAAACAGAACCACAATCAGAACAAGAATTACTTGAACGAGCTCGCGCGATCGCAGGGATGAGTTTTGCCGATTTGGCTCATGAAGCGCAGATGACGGTTCCTAGGGATCTTCGTCGTGATAAAGGCTGGGTTGGTCAACTCCTTGAATGGCACCTTGGTGCCACGGCGGGCAGTAAACCGCAGCAAGACTTTGCTGATTTAGGTATTGAACTGAAAAGCATCCCTATTGGCTATAACGGTCAACCACTGGAAACCACCTTTGTGTGTGTGGCTCCATTAACCGGTGTCTATGGACTGACATGGGAACAAAGCCATGTACGCAATAAGCTTTCTCGGGTTTTATGGGTTCCGGTGGAAGGAGAACGAGATATTCCTTTGGAAGATCGTCGTGTCGGCATGCCACTGATTTGGAGTCCTTCAGCGGAAGAAGAAGCAGAGCTGAAAGCCGATTGGGAAGAGCTAATGGAGATGATCGTACTTGGTAAATTTGCGCAGATCACAGCAAAACATGGCGAAGTACTGCAGCTACGTCCTAAAGCGGCCAATGGAAAAGTGCTGACTGAAGCCTATGGCGCGAGTGGTAAACCCATTCGCACACTGCCGCGCGGTTTTTACTTACGCACTCAATTTACTGCTCGAATTTTGCAGCGTCACTATGCTTGA
- a CDS encoding DUF6482 family protein, with protein MDQHQFHQWLHHTDQDHQPKVYILGGADLSQYSIAVECRHRMEPLRNEQGVMHFQSIDEAKQHLIKQGVSHACLRLFTPYEECGTAGRMHYSDMELPLTND; from the coding sequence ATGGATCAACATCAATTCCATCAATGGTTGCACCATACCGATCAAGATCATCAGCCCAAAGTGTATATCTTAGGTGGTGCCGATTTATCCCAATACTCCATCGCGGTTGAATGCCGTCATAGGATGGAGCCATTGCGCAATGAACAGGGAGTTATGCATTTTCAATCGATCGATGAAGCGAAACAGCATTTGATCAAACAAGGCGTAAGTCATGCCTGTTTGCGCTTATTTACGCCGTATGAAGAGTGCGGTACGGCCGGACGTATGCATTATAGTGATATGGAGCTACCCCTTACCAATGACTGA
- a CDS encoding NADP(H)-dependent aldo-keto reductase, which yields MQYTRLANSSLEISKLCLGTMTYGEQNTQADAFQQLDYALERGINFIDTAEMYPVPPKTETQGKTEEFIGNWLEKSGKREKIILATKVSGPSRINHIRENMALDHRNIHQAVDDSLRRLKTDYIDLYQVHWPQRNTNMFGQLNYPDQEEKSAVSLIETLEALNDIVKMGKVRYIGVSNETPWGLMSYLRLADKHDLPKVVSIQNPYNLLNRTYEIGLSEISHYEGIQLLAYSPMAFGILSGKYLNGAKPHGARCSLFERFQRYFTPQGIKATEAYVNLAKEFGIDPAQMALAFVNQRPFVGSNIIGATTMDQLKSNIDSLEITLSDELLARINEIATVYSNPCP from the coding sequence ATGCAATACACTAGACTGGCTAATTCGTCTTTAGAGATCAGTAAATTGTGTCTTGGCACCATGACTTATGGTGAACAAAACACACAAGCAGATGCGTTTCAACAATTGGATTACGCCCTTGAGCGAGGCATCAATTTCATTGATACCGCTGAAATGTATCCAGTGCCACCTAAGACAGAGACTCAAGGAAAAACCGAAGAATTTATTGGCAACTGGTTAGAAAAATCAGGGAAGCGAGAAAAGATCATTCTGGCTACTAAGGTTTCTGGCCCAAGCCGAATTAACCATATTCGTGAAAATATGGCGTTAGACCATCGCAACATTCATCAGGCAGTTGATGATAGCTTGCGTCGGCTGAAAACGGATTATATCGACCTGTATCAAGTTCACTGGCCACAACGTAATACCAATATGTTTGGTCAACTGAACTACCCAGATCAGGAAGAAAAAAGTGCGGTGAGTTTGATTGAAACTCTGGAAGCACTTAACGACATCGTCAAGATGGGGAAAGTGCGTTATATCGGGGTCTCCAATGAAACACCTTGGGGCTTGATGTCCTACCTGCGCTTAGCCGATAAGCACGATTTACCCAAAGTGGTATCGATTCAAAACCCATACAATCTTCTCAATCGTACTTACGAAATTGGCTTATCTGAAATCAGTCATTATGAAGGTATTCAATTACTTGCCTACTCACCAATGGCGTTTGGTATCTTGAGCGGTAAATATCTCAATGGCGCGAAACCGCACGGAGCTCGCTGCTCTTTGTTTGAACGCTTTCAGCGCTATTTTACCCCTCAAGGAATTAAAGCAACCGAGGCTTATGTCAACCTCGCCAAGGAGTTTGGTATCGATCCGGCACAAATGGCGCTGGCGTTTGTTAACCAACGTCCATTTGTGGGGTCAAACATCATTGGTGCCACTACGATGGACCAATTGAAAAGCAATATCGACAGTTTAGAGATCACACTGAGTGATGAGTTACTGGCTCGTATCAATGAGATCGCCACTGTCTACTCAAATCCATGCCCTTAG